A portion of the Adhaeribacter radiodurans genome contains these proteins:
- a CDS encoding bifunctional alpha,alpha-trehalose-phosphate synthase (UDP-forming)/trehalose-phosphatase yields MSRIIIVSNRLPLKAQKKEGNITLEPSEGGLATGLGSVYKQGDNLWIGWPGLPLEEEQDQEYVREALLKENMQPVFLTETEVKEYYEGFSNETLWPTFHYFSQYAIYEQQLWEAYVAVNQKFCEEIIKFAQPEDTIWVHDYQLLLLPQLIREKLPGVSIGFFQHIPFPSFEIFRLLPWRREIIQGMLGADLIGFHTYDDMRHFLSSANRLLGYSNLHGLIETGRRAVLIDAFPMGIDYEKYATLASAKETIRIADEFRAAIGTQRIIISIDRLDYSKGIPNRLSAFELFLKRYPEFQEKVSLVMIVVPSRDTVEKYKRLKEEIDELVGRINSSYRTISWNPIQYFYRSFPLNEISAFYRLADVGLVTPMRDGMNLVSKEYIASKYDQKGVLILSEMAGAAQELSDAIQINPNNIVQMADAIHEALILPEEEQIAQMNAMQTLIKTYDIHQWVKVFMDRLSYVKIKQQSYLTDPLSGEALDNLKQQYQQKIPRLIFLDYDGTLTSFTKDPLQAGPDQELLTILEQLTADNCNRVVIISGRDRQTLETWLGHLPVDLIAEHGVWLKRQEVNWETILSLKNDWKREIRPIMEAYVKRTAGSFIEEKDYSLVWHYRRVASGLGKLRSRDLIHHLGYIASNINLQVMEGNKIVEIKNLEVNKGLAATRWLEMYPSDFIMAIGDDRTDEDMFQLMPRGTFTIKVGAQRSMAQFHLGSVKDVRNLLQTLGNLKDSSCPEPSVDQPEAKNYS; encoded by the coding sequence ATGTCAAGAATTATTATTGTATCTAACCGGCTCCCGTTAAAAGCGCAGAAAAAAGAAGGAAATATAACTTTAGAGCCAAGCGAAGGAGGACTGGCCACCGGTTTAGGTTCGGTGTACAAACAAGGTGATAACTTATGGATTGGCTGGCCAGGTTTACCTTTAGAGGAAGAACAAGATCAGGAATACGTGCGCGAAGCTTTACTAAAAGAAAACATGCAGCCGGTGTTTCTCACAGAAACAGAAGTAAAAGAATATTACGAGGGCTTTAGTAACGAAACGTTATGGCCTACTTTTCATTATTTTAGCCAATATGCCATTTACGAGCAGCAACTTTGGGAAGCCTACGTAGCCGTTAATCAAAAATTTTGCGAGGAAATTATAAAATTTGCGCAACCCGAAGATACTATTTGGGTGCATGATTACCAGTTACTTTTATTGCCGCAACTTATCCGCGAGAAACTACCAGGGGTTAGCATTGGTTTCTTCCAGCATATTCCGTTTCCCTCGTTCGAAATATTTCGGTTATTGCCCTGGCGCCGCGAAATTATACAAGGTATGTTAGGCGCCGATTTGATTGGATTTCATACCTACGACGATATGCGCCATTTTCTGAGTTCGGCCAATCGCTTGTTGGGATATAGTAATTTACATGGTTTAATTGAAACCGGCCGGCGGGCAGTTTTGATTGATGCTTTCCCGATGGGTATTGATTACGAAAAATACGCTACGCTCGCTTCGGCCAAAGAAACTATTCGAATAGCAGACGAATTCCGGGCGGCGATTGGCACCCAACGCATTATTATTTCCATCGACCGCTTAGATTATTCAAAAGGTATTCCGAATCGTTTATCTGCCTTTGAGTTGTTTTTAAAGCGCTATCCTGAGTTTCAGGAAAAAGTATCCCTGGTAATGATTGTGGTTCCCTCGCGCGATACCGTGGAGAAATATAAACGCCTGAAAGAAGAGATAGACGAATTAGTGGGCCGCATTAACAGTTCGTACCGCACCATTAGCTGGAACCCCATTCAGTATTTTTACCGGTCTTTTCCTTTAAACGAAATATCGGCCTTTTACCGCTTGGCGGATGTAGGTTTAGTAACACCCATGCGTGATGGAATGAACCTGGTCAGTAAAGAATATATTGCGTCGAAGTATGATCAAAAAGGTGTTTTAATTTTGAGTGAAATGGCGGGCGCGGCGCAGGAATTATCGGATGCTATTCAAATTAATCCGAATAATATTGTCCAGATGGCGGATGCTATTCACGAAGCGCTGATATTACCGGAGGAAGAGCAAATAGCGCAAATGAACGCCATGCAAACCTTAATTAAGACCTACGATATTCACCAATGGGTAAAAGTATTTATGGACCGGTTGAGTTACGTGAAAATCAAACAACAATCTTATTTAACGGATCCTTTATCCGGAGAGGCCCTGGATAATTTAAAACAGCAATATCAGCAAAAAATACCGCGCCTCATTTTCTTGGATTATGACGGTACTCTAACCTCCTTTACGAAAGATCCGCTCCAAGCCGGGCCCGACCAGGAATTGCTTACTATTTTAGAGCAGCTAACAGCCGATAATTGCAACCGGGTAGTTATTATAAGTGGCCGCGACCGGCAGACGTTAGAAACCTGGCTCGGACATTTACCGGTTGATTTAATTGCGGAACACGGCGTTTGGCTAAAACGGCAGGAAGTAAACTGGGAAACTATTCTGAGTTTAAAAAACGATTGGAAACGGGAGATTAGGCCCATTATGGAAGCTTATGTTAAGCGTACGGCAGGTTCTTTTATCGAAGAAAAAGATTACTCTTTGGTGTGGCATTACCGGCGGGTAGCCAGTGGCCTAGGCAAACTGCGCTCGCGCGATTTAATTCATCACCTGGGTTATATTGCTTCTAATATTAACCTGCAGGTAATGGAAGGGAATAAAATAGTAGAAATTAAAAATTTAGAAGTAAATAAAGGTTTGGCCGCTACCCGCTGGCTCGAAATGTATCCTTCGGATTTTATTATGGCTATCGGCGACGATCGTACGGATGAAGATATGTTCCAGCTTATGCCCCGCGGAACTTTTACTATTAAAGTGGGCGCTCAACGATCAATGGCCCAGTTTCACTTAGGTTCGGTAAAAGATGTCAGAAATCTGTTACAAACTCTAGGCAACTTAAAAGATTCATCTTGTCCGGAACCATCCGTGGATCAGCCAGAAGCCAAAAATTATTCCTGA
- a CDS encoding glycoside hydrolase family 15 protein — protein sequence MQQKHTYDMGLIGNCAYLALIRKDTSVAWLCWPRFDSSFVFGDLLDKKKGGEFSIQPSTSSYNSYQYYIENTNVLCTEIENEDGRYRITDFAPRFSQYDRYYKPLMFIRKIEPLAGSPRVKVCCEPVGQYGAHKLDQRRSSNHIAFLGMEEEVRLTTNISLSYILDKEHFVLNEPKYLVMTYGAPLEAPLESTAEVFLTNTIKYWRNWVKNTSISNFYQTQVIRSALALKLHQYEDTGAIIAATTTSLPEAPHSTRNWDYRFCWMRDTYYILTAFNNIGHFEELERYFHYIANVSAKAKDKFQPLYSISTSTDLIEKELDHLDGYLGNKPVRIGNDAYTHIQNDVYGQVLVALLPLYVDRRFIGEERVESEKLIYKTLYHIQRTMDIPDAGLWEFRNFAQYHCYTYLFHWAGSKAALKIANYLQNQEMAQMAERLMNEAASKIEACYDPVRGVYTNAIGSPHLDASTMQLILMGYLDPNSERAHSHLRNLEQELKTPNGLFYRYRHQDDFGIPETTFLICSFWYVESLACVGRLQDAGREFERLLAYTNHLGLLSEDVDATTGSQWGNFPQAYSHVGLMNAAYRITKRLDVPNFI from the coding sequence ATGCAGCAAAAACATACTTATGATATGGGCTTGATTGGTAACTGTGCTTACCTCGCCCTCATCCGGAAAGATACCAGCGTGGCCTGGTTGTGTTGGCCTCGTTTCGATTCTAGCTTTGTATTTGGCGATTTGCTCGACAAAAAAAAAGGCGGAGAATTTAGTATTCAACCCAGCACTTCTTCCTATAACAGTTATCAATATTACATTGAAAATACCAATGTGCTATGCACCGAAATAGAAAATGAAGATGGCCGCTACCGGATAACCGATTTTGCTCCTCGTTTTTCGCAGTACGATCGGTATTACAAGCCGCTTATGTTCATTCGTAAAATAGAACCCTTGGCTGGTTCGCCGCGGGTGAAAGTATGTTGTGAACCGGTGGGGCAGTATGGTGCTCATAAGTTAGATCAGCGCCGTAGTAGCAATCATATCGCATTTCTGGGTATGGAAGAAGAAGTTCGGTTAACTACTAATATTTCATTAAGCTACATTCTGGATAAAGAACATTTTGTGCTAAATGAGCCTAAGTACCTGGTAATGACTTACGGCGCACCTTTGGAAGCTCCCTTGGAAAGTACCGCCGAAGTGTTTTTGACCAATACCATTAAATATTGGCGCAATTGGGTAAAAAATACTAGCATCAGTAACTTTTACCAAACCCAGGTTATTCGTTCGGCCTTAGCTTTAAAACTGCACCAGTACGAAGACACCGGAGCTATTATAGCCGCTACTACAACTAGCTTACCCGAAGCGCCTCATAGTACCCGCAACTGGGATTATCGTTTTTGCTGGATGCGCGATACGTATTATATTTTAACGGCTTTCAATAACATTGGTCACTTTGAGGAGTTGGAGCGGTATTTCCATTACATTGCCAATGTGTCGGCCAAAGCCAAAGATAAGTTTCAGCCGCTTTACTCCATTAGTACCAGCACCGATTTAATTGAAAAAGAACTCGACCATTTGGATGGTTATTTAGGTAATAAACCCGTCCGGATTGGAAATGATGCGTATACGCACATTCAGAACGATGTGTATGGCCAGGTACTCGTAGCCTTGTTGCCTTTGTACGTAGACCGCCGGTTTATCGGGGAAGAAAGGGTAGAATCCGAAAAGCTTATTTATAAAACACTCTACCACATTCAGCGCACCATGGATATACCCGATGCCGGTTTGTGGGAGTTCCGTAATTTTGCCCAGTATCATTGCTATACGTACTTGTTTCATTGGGCGGGTAGTAAAGCAGCTTTAAAAATAGCCAATTACCTGCAAAATCAGGAAATGGCGCAAATGGCCGAGCGCCTGATGAACGAAGCAGCTAGTAAAATAGAGGCTTGTTACGATCCTGTACGGGGAGTTTACACCAATGCCATTGGCTCGCCTCACCTGGATGCCAGTACCATGCAGTTAATTTTAATGGGTTACTTAGATCCGAATTCGGAAAGGGCACATTCTCATTTGCGCAACCTGGAGCAGGAATTAAAAACACCCAACGGATTATTTTACCGCTACCGCCACCAGGACGATTTTGGTATTCCGGAAACTACTTTCCTGATTTGTTCTTTCTGGTATGTTGAGTCGCTGGCCTGCGTCGGACGATTACAAGATGCCGGTCGGGAGTTTGAACGACTGCTGGCTTATACCAACCATTTAGGTTTACTAAGTGAGGACGTAGATGCCACTACGGGTAGTCAGTGGGGTAATTTCCCGCAGGCCTACAGCCACGTAGGTTTAATGAATGCTGCGTACCGGATTACTAAACGCCTGGATGTACCGAATTTTATTTAG
- a CDS encoding Mpo1 family 2-hydroxy fatty acid dioxygenase, whose translation MPAVVNRTLDTYFDKYAESHENPVNKLIHWICVPLIVFSLLGLVWSIPFPQLSFLGAAQRYFNWATFLIIFSIIYYFRLSVPLALTMLLIISVFSAIIITLEILHRENGWLPLWQVCLYIFVLAWIGQFIGHKIEGKKPSFLDDLKFLLIGPLWLLHFIFKKVGLRY comes from the coding sequence ATGCCGGCAGTTGTAAATCGAACCTTAGATACTTATTTTGATAAGTACGCTGAAAGCCATGAAAATCCAGTAAATAAGCTTATTCACTGGATTTGCGTACCATTAATTGTCTTTAGTTTGTTGGGTTTGGTATGGTCTATTCCTTTTCCGCAACTTAGCTTTTTAGGTGCCGCTCAACGGTACTTTAACTGGGCTACTTTCCTGATTATTTTTTCTATTATTTACTATTTCCGCTTATCTGTTCCTCTGGCTCTTACTATGTTGCTAATAATTTCAGTGTTTTCGGCTATTATTATTACGCTAGAGATATTGCATCGGGAAAACGGGTGGCTCCCACTCTGGCAAGTCTGCTTGTATATTTTTGTTCTGGCCTGGATTGGTCAGTTCATTGGGCATAAAATAGAAGGCAAAAAACCTTCTTTCCTCGACGATCTAAAATTTTTATTAATTGGTCCTCTCTGGTTACTTCATTTTATTTTTAAAAAAGTAGGGTTAAGGTACTAA
- a CDS encoding SusC/RagA family TonB-linked outer membrane protein codes for MMKNKYQYRNNVLRNSICSLPQAGRILVLLLTVISLSISTSFAQTASGKHPITGKVISAVDNQGLPGVSILIKGTSTGTASDVNGNFSLEAANTDVLVISYIGFVSQEVTVGNKAQINVSLKEDAKALNEVVITGYGEIKRSDLTSAQTTIGAKEIEKTVNTTIEQAIQGRAAGVYVTQNTGQPGGGVSVNVRGINSINGTNEPLYVVDGVQIQPGNVGFGATSSSNPLAGLNPADIENMEILQGPSATALYGSRGTNGVVLITTKRGKSGDMKINYGYTYSLQDKPKAVEVMSLQEYAQMTNEMRVLTGATPNLDFQDPSILGAGTNWQEALFKRAPLQKHQLSLSGGGEKSQVYVSGEYFNQDGIAVGSNFKRYSFRLNVDNQARKWLKLSTNLSVNQTNENLSSTQENVILTALQMSPAIPVVNPNGTWGGADETNGAAVQYTPLNPIAMANLVQNDLLRRGVIGGLNAEVNLLKGLTFRTSLSGNANFNNSNYFVPSYQIGGRNNPTATLNTSNTASTYWNWNQLLQYNKTIGKHAINAMASHESQSGRYQDISGQRQGFLSNDFPVLSAGNSQGQTNNSNLSDWALESYLGRVIYTFNEKYVLQGAIRTDGSSNFGPDNRWGVFPSVSAAWNISQEPFMKSIPLINDFKLRFETGLTGNQGSGGIYSPMSTIPTTWGSGFVVGQYGNPALQWEETKTNNIGFNIALLQNRIQLEGDFYIKKTDNLLMTLPLPDYLGATGNGSIGKPTVNIGSLENRGYAISLNTVNIDRGGFTWNTNFNVSGFRPKVTEFYSASAIVERSAWFMRAFTQRAVVGQAPWQFYGYIEEGIFQSKEEIEASALPTRNGVELPVSATDGVWVGDTKYKDINEDGMIDERDQTFIGNPWPKATFGMTNTFNYKGFDLMVLLTGSYGNDVYNYVRFYNTNPNNINVGQNMMKETYNYARIGGDAANPVLTNPGYDVPRITATNVNGNFQRITNKYVEDGSYIRLKNVQLGYNVPKAFLAKQNIVQGARLTFGIQNLYTFTKYKGFDPEVGAYVGRDAQVSAQTIGVDYGRYPLTPMYTFSVGVDF; via the coding sequence ATGATGAAAAACAAGTACCAATACAGGAATAACGTGTTGCGTAATTCAATTTGTAGCTTGCCGCAAGCCGGGCGCATTTTGGTATTACTATTAACTGTTATAAGCCTGTCTATTTCTACTAGCTTTGCTCAGACTGCGTCCGGAAAACACCCTATAACCGGTAAAGTAATCTCAGCAGTTGATAATCAAGGATTACCTGGGGTAAGTATATTAATAAAAGGAACTTCAACCGGAACAGCTTCTGATGTAAACGGTAATTTTTCGCTGGAAGCTGCTAATACCGATGTATTAGTAATATCCTACATTGGTTTTGTGAGCCAGGAAGTTACAGTTGGCAACAAAGCGCAAATTAACGTTTCTTTAAAAGAAGATGCTAAGGCATTAAATGAGGTAGTTATTACTGGTTACGGTGAAATTAAACGCAGTGATTTAACCAGTGCACAAACTACCATTGGAGCAAAAGAAATCGAGAAAACAGTTAATACTACTATTGAACAAGCTATTCAAGGCCGGGCCGCGGGTGTTTATGTTACCCAAAATACAGGCCAACCGGGTGGGGGTGTTTCGGTAAACGTACGTGGTATTAATTCCATTAATGGTACAAACGAGCCTCTTTATGTAGTAGATGGTGTTCAAATTCAGCCAGGTAATGTTGGTTTTGGAGCTACCAGTTCGTCTAATCCATTAGCTGGATTAAACCCAGCAGATATTGAAAATATGGAGATCCTGCAGGGGCCATCGGCCACTGCTCTTTATGGTTCCAGAGGAACGAACGGGGTAGTTTTAATTACTACTAAAAGAGGTAAGTCCGGCGACATGAAAATAAATTACGGTTATACCTACTCTTTGCAGGATAAGCCAAAAGCCGTTGAAGTAATGAGTCTGCAGGAATATGCTCAAATGACGAATGAAATGCGGGTATTAACCGGAGCAACGCCAAACTTGGATTTTCAGGATCCTTCAATATTAGGTGCCGGAACAAACTGGCAGGAGGCATTATTTAAAAGAGCTCCTTTACAAAAGCACCAGCTTAGCTTGTCCGGTGGAGGAGAAAAAAGCCAGGTTTATGTTTCAGGTGAATACTTTAATCAGGATGGTATTGCTGTTGGTTCAAATTTCAAACGTTACTCTTTCCGGTTAAATGTAGATAACCAAGCGCGTAAGTGGCTTAAATTATCTACTAATTTATCGGTTAACCAAACAAATGAAAACTTATCCTCTACGCAGGAAAATGTTATCTTAACCGCCTTGCAAATGTCTCCTGCAATTCCGGTAGTAAATCCAAATGGTACCTGGGGTGGTGCAGACGAAACCAACGGAGCGGCTGTTCAATATACTCCTTTGAACCCGATTGCCATGGCTAATTTAGTTCAAAACGATTTACTCAGAAGAGGCGTTATTGGCGGCTTGAATGCGGAAGTAAATCTTTTGAAAGGATTAACTTTCCGTACTTCTTTAAGTGGTAATGCTAATTTTAATAACTCCAATTACTTTGTTCCTTCTTACCAGATAGGTGGTCGTAATAATCCAACTGCTACCTTAAATACAAGTAATACAGCGAGTACTTATTGGAACTGGAACCAATTACTACAATATAATAAAACCATAGGCAAGCACGCTATCAATGCCATGGCTAGCCACGAATCCCAGTCTGGAAGATATCAGGATATTTCAGGCCAGAGACAAGGCTTTTTATCTAACGATTTCCCGGTGTTAAGTGCGGGTAATTCTCAAGGTCAAACCAACAACAGTAATCTAAGCGATTGGGCACTGGAATCTTATTTAGGCCGGGTTATTTACACCTTTAATGAAAAGTATGTATTACAGGGAGCTATCCGGACTGATGGTTCTTCTAACTTCGGACCGGATAACCGTTGGGGAGTTTTCCCATCCGTTTCTGCTGCCTGGAATATTTCGCAAGAACCTTTCATGAAATCTATACCGCTTATTAACGATTTTAAACTTCGTTTTGAAACAGGTTTAACCGGTAACCAAGGTTCTGGCGGTATTTATTCTCCTATGAGCACCATTCCTACTACCTGGGGATCCGGTTTTGTGGTTGGTCAGTATGGTAACCCTGCTTTACAGTGGGAAGAAACCAAGACTAATAACATAGGATTTAATATTGCTTTACTGCAAAACAGGATTCAGTTAGAAGGTGATTTCTACATTAAGAAAACTGATAACCTGTTAATGACCTTACCATTACCTGATTATTTAGGTGCTACCGGAAACGGCAGTATTGGAAAACCAACCGTAAACATCGGCTCCCTGGAAAATAGAGGATATGCCATAAGCTTGAATACTGTTAATATTGACCGGGGTGGATTTACCTGGAATACAAACTTCAATGTTTCCGGCTTCCGTCCTAAAGTAACTGAGTTCTATTCTGCTTCTGCTATTGTGGAGCGTTCGGCTTGGTTTATGAGAGCTTTTACCCAACGTGCGGTTGTGGGTCAGGCTCCTTGGCAATTCTATGGTTATATCGAAGAAGGTATTTTCCAGTCTAAAGAAGAAATTGAAGCGAGTGCTTTACCAACCCGTAATGGAGTGGAGTTACCTGTATCGGCTACTGATGGTGTTTGGGTAGGTGATACTAAATACAAGGACATTAATGAGGATGGTATGATTGACGAAAGAGATCAGACTTTTATCGGTAATCCTTGGCCAAAGGCAACTTTTGGTATGACGAATACTTTCAATTACAAAGGTTTTGACTTAATGGTATTGTTAACGGGTTCTTATGGTAACGATGTTTACAACTATGTACGCTTCTATAATACCAACCCAAATAACATCAATGTTGGTCAGAACATGATGAAAGAGACTTATAATTATGCCAGAATAGGTGGCGATGCTGCTAATCCGGTATTAACCAATCCAGGTTACGATGTACCCCGGATCACTGCTACTAACGTGAACGGTAACTTCCAACGGATCACCAATAAATATGTAGAAGATGGATCCTACATCCGTTTGAAAAATGTGCAGCTTGGTTACAATGTTCCTAAAGCCTTCTTAGCCAAACAAAATATAGTACAAGGTGCCCGCTTAACTTTTGGTATACAGAACCTTTATACTTTCACCAAATACAAAGGATTTGATCCGGAGGTAGGTGCTTATGTAGGTCGGGATGCCCAAGTAAGTGCGCAAACGATTGGGGTAGATTATGGTCGTTATCCGCTTACCCCGATGTACACTTTTAGTGTAGGAGTTGATTTTTAA
- a CDS encoding RagB/SusD family nutrient uptake outer membrane protein: protein MFKIDLKKYAAGLMLLGLVTSCKDDFLDRPPLSQITDIQYYKTTDQVLMATAPLYSGVWFGYNDKAAVGIGDGRGGTFFSPSYEMEHVRLASTATQESVNGAWQSFFNIVGQSNAVINNVNKYASDAVPGNIKQHAIGEARFFRGLAYSYLVQTWGAVPLLEDNTKAFTDTSLAPNTVESIWEFIIRDIRYASKVLPAVPVQKSRLTKYSAQAMLSRMFLTRAGVGANGTRRQSDLDSAAYYSKSVMDANYYKLLPSYEDLYLTKNNGNEETVAALQWVYNGGNTYWGAQNTQQAYMAFSSSITGFGDGWGGDHGATMDILKTYEEGDKRRKATYMFPGDTYSYITEEVNDPNKPGAKIKRPLQVTTDNNGADTYKTRANIKKYVVGRPEDNDGRVVQMGTEIQTYLMRYAEVLLVYAEAILGNSASTSDASALQAFNEVRVRAGVPAKTSITWEDIYKERRTELAMEGQSWYDITRLHYYNPNLALQKLSQQDRGTYRITPNAKVNATSWTIESVTPQFYSVTESSFYVPLPAAELSRAPNLRKTPVPYQFE, encoded by the coding sequence ATGTTTAAGATAGATTTAAAAAAATATGCGGCCGGCCTGATGCTTTTAGGATTAGTTACCAGCTGTAAAGATGATTTTCTGGATCGTCCGCCATTAAGTCAAATTACTGATATACAGTATTATAAAACAACGGACCAGGTGTTAATGGCAACTGCCCCACTGTATAGCGGTGTATGGTTTGGCTATAACGACAAGGCGGCAGTAGGTATTGGCGATGGCCGGGGCGGAACATTCTTTTCTCCTTCTTATGAGATGGAGCACGTTCGGTTGGCTAGTACTGCTACGCAAGAATCAGTAAATGGCGCCTGGCAATCATTTTTTAACATTGTTGGGCAATCTAATGCCGTTATCAACAACGTAAACAAGTATGCTTCAGACGCAGTACCTGGTAATATTAAACAACATGCTATTGGAGAGGCTCGCTTCTTTAGGGGTTTAGCTTATTCTTACCTGGTGCAAACCTGGGGAGCAGTGCCGCTGTTAGAGGATAATACCAAAGCTTTTACGGATACCTCTTTAGCTCCTAATACTGTAGAAAGTATTTGGGAATTTATTATCCGGGATATCAGATACGCCTCTAAAGTTTTACCTGCGGTGCCAGTTCAAAAATCACGACTTACTAAATATTCTGCTCAAGCAATGTTGTCCCGGATGTTCCTGACCCGGGCGGGTGTAGGAGCAAATGGTACTCGTCGTCAGTCGGATTTAGATAGCGCGGCTTACTACTCTAAATCTGTAATGGATGCTAACTATTATAAGTTGCTACCTAGTTACGAGGATTTATATTTAACAAAAAACAACGGAAACGAAGAGACTGTAGCTGCCTTGCAGTGGGTGTACAATGGTGGAAATACCTATTGGGGTGCTCAAAACACGCAGCAAGCTTATATGGCCTTTTCTTCTAGCATCACCGGTTTTGGTGATGGTTGGGGTGGTGACCACGGTGCTACTATGGACATCCTGAAAACGTATGAAGAAGGGGATAAGCGTAGAAAAGCTACCTACATGTTCCCTGGTGATACTTATTCTTACATTACCGAAGAAGTAAACGACCCTAATAAACCAGGTGCCAAAATCAAACGTCCGCTTCAGGTAACTACCGATAATAACGGTGCAGATACATATAAAACCCGCGCCAATATCAAAAAGTACGTAGTAGGCCGTCCGGAAGATAACGATGGAAGAGTTGTACAGATGGGAACTGAAATTCAGACTTATCTGATGCGGTATGCAGAAGTATTATTAGTATATGCAGAAGCAATTTTAGGAAACTCAGCCTCTACATCAGATGCATCGGCCTTACAAGCTTTTAACGAAGTACGGGTAAGAGCGGGTGTGCCAGCAAAAACTTCTATTACCTGGGAGGATATTTATAAAGAAAGACGGACTGAACTTGCTATGGAAGGACAATCCTGGTATGATATTACTCGGCTGCATTATTATAATCCAAATTTAGCTTTACAGAAACTGAGTCAGCAGGACAGAGGAACTTACCGGATTACGCCAAACGCAAAAGTAAACGCTACTTCCTGGACCATTGAATCTGTTACGCCGCAGTTTTACTCTGTTACGGAATCTAGTTTCTATGTGCCTTTACCTGCAGCAGAACTTAGCCGGGCTCCTAACTTACGGAAAACACCTGTTCCTTATCAGTTTGAATAA
- a CDS encoding glycan-binding surface protein codes for MNRISFLILFFLVGMLYSCQEEDPTEPAKAKAAPVIEAVRSMNPAKADSTFTQSTLGSTIVIKGQNLENAQYISFNGYNASFNSAYASKNYLIVTIPQLTPTVATSATVSNKLIVGNSKGESTYDFTVLPPAPIIEAMSNEYVKAGETLTLYGKYFYFVKGVTFPGGAEGTNLTASPDGLTLNVTVPTVVNPAQGNVVVTTESGKSAANGKTKLYSVGMVGNFDDKNPFGWGIPADNITNSASGITPIDGKFGLINMALPGAYGWSNDKVINLADWGGAQIFPTEPASIYKLEDPIANYEARMEVAVANIASLEGIQLQVMTQEATDKEITANVNLKDFVRSKDGKWYTVAVPLANLVNGSTKLAKYGDLLKGNKSGVKTYRVVIVNGNTADVPATIAIDNMRIVNAVQ; via the coding sequence ATGAACCGAATAAGTTTTCTGATCTTGTTCTTTTTAGTAGGAATGCTCTACTCCTGTCAAGAGGAAGATCCTACTGAGCCAGCCAAAGCTAAAGCTGCTCCCGTAATTGAGGCAGTACGTTCTATGAACCCCGCAAAGGCGGATAGTACCTTTACTCAATCAACTTTAGGTTCTACTATTGTTATTAAAGGGCAAAATTTAGAAAATGCCCAGTACATTTCCTTTAACGGATATAATGCTTCTTTCAACTCGGCGTATGCTTCCAAAAACTACCTTATTGTTACAATTCCACAATTAACTCCTACTGTAGCAACCTCGGCTACTGTTTCTAATAAATTAATTGTAGGAAATTCTAAAGGTGAGTCTACTTATGACTTTACAGTTCTGCCACCAGCTCCCATTATAGAAGCTATGAGCAATGAATATGTAAAAGCCGGCGAAACCCTAACCTTATATGGTAAATATTTTTACTTTGTAAAAGGTGTTACTTTTCCGGGGGGTGCAGAAGGTACTAACCTTACTGCTTCTCCAGATGGTTTAACACTTAACGTTACTGTTCCAACGGTCGTTAATCCGGCGCAAGGCAATGTAGTTGTAACAACCGAAAGTGGAAAATCAGCAGCTAACGGCAAAACCAAACTGTATAGCGTAGGTATGGTAGGAAACTTCGACGATAAAAATCCATTTGGTTGGGGAATTCCTGCTGATAATATTACGAATTCGGCATCTGGAATAACACCAATTGATGGTAAGTTTGGTTTAATCAACATGGCTCTTCCAGGTGCTTACGGTTGGTCAAACGATAAAGTAATTAACCTGGCCGATTGGGGTGGAGCCCAAATATTCCCTACTGAGCCGGCTTCTATTTATAAATTGGAAGATCCTATAGCTAACTACGAAGCAAGAATGGAAGTGGCAGTGGCTAATATTGCCTCTTTAGAAGGAATTCAATTGCAAGTAATGACGCAGGAAGCAACCGACAAAGAAATTACGGCTAACGTTAATTTAAAAGATTTTGTGCGTAGCAAGGATGGCAAATGGTACACCGTTGCTGTTCCTTTAGCCAACCTGGTTAACGGCAGTACAAAATTGGCTAAATACGGAGATTTGTTAAAAGGAAATAAATCTGGCGTAAAAACCTATCGGGTAGTAATTGTTAACGGCAATACAGCAGATGTACCCGCCACTATTGCTATCGACAATATGCGAATAGTTAATGCCGTACAATAA